A genomic segment from Candidatus Thermoplasmatota archaeon encodes:
- a CDS encoding NosD domain-containing protein has protein sequence VKIASWGRLEENSCSSFIIMQKVYSIKNNDIGIYGKNWANSTICDNNIENNKKIGLKMVKSKRNKIYRNNFINDGILIFGKRNAKSSIGNKWDNGIEGNYWDDYRGLRIKRLADINKDGFGNIPYYIPRLQIDKHPKLEPYNIII, from the coding sequence GAGTAAAAATAGCTAGTTGGGGGAGGCTAGAAGAGAACAGTTGTTCCAGTTTTATAATTATGCAAAAGGTCTACTCTATTAAAAACAATGACATAGGGATTTATGGAAAAAATTGGGCCAACAGTACAATCTGCGACAATAACATTGAAAACAACAAAAAAATTGGTTTAAAAATGGTAAAATCAAAACGCAATAAAATCTATCGAAACAACTTCATAAATGATGGAATATTGATCTTTGGAAAACGCAATGCTAAAAGTTCGATAGGTAACAAATGGGATAACGGCATTGAAGGTAACTACTGGGATGACTATAGAGGATTGAGGATCAAAAGATTAGCAGATATTAACAAAGATGGTTTTGGGAATATCCCCTATTACATACCAAGATTACAAATTGACAAACACCCAAAGTTAGAACCATATAATATAATTATATAA
- a CDS encoding radical SAM protein — MKIREISCKTALSHSSLPGLDYSLNPYRGCQHNCSYCYVPNVLRIPRADWGLFVDVKTNIPIVLSKELKNKKPGTVGVSTVTDPYQPIENKYKLTRYCLEQLLKYDFPVCIQTKSSLVTRDIDLISKFSKSEVMFSIGTLNDDERKMLEPYPSSIDERLAAMKTCSDAGIKTTVFFGPIYPTIKLDDISRIIDTLTSYGAKEIMVDKFNLKPGIFENLKKCNISNFDRIKDESYFKEIFNELKKYGKERKIKIVEAF, encoded by the coding sequence ATGAAAATTAGAGAGATAAGCTGCAAGACCGCATTATCGCATTCATCATTACCTGGATTAGATTACTCGCTCAATCCTTACCGTGGATGTCAACACAACTGCTCATATTGTTATGTGCCAAACGTGCTTAGAATACCAAGAGCGGATTGGGGTTTATTCGTAGATGTGAAAACAAACATACCAATTGTTCTATCAAAAGAACTAAAGAACAAAAAACCTGGTACTGTCGGGGTTTCAACTGTGACAGATCCATATCAACCAATTGAAAACAAATACAAACTCACACGCTATTGTTTAGAACAACTTCTAAAATATGATTTTCCTGTTTGCATCCAAACAAAATCGTCATTAGTGACCAGAGATATTGATCTGATATCAAAATTTTCAAAATCTGAAGTAATGTTTAGTATAGGGACATTAAATGATGATGAAAGAAAGATGCTTGAACCTTATCCATCATCTATTGACGAACGACTTGCTGCGATGAAAACATGCAGCGACGCAGGCATCAAGACAACTGTTTTTTTTGGACCAATATACCCAACAATAAAACTTGATGATATTTCTAGAATTATTGATACACTTACTAGCTACGGTGCAAAAGAAATAATGGTCGACAAATTTAATCTCAAGCCAGGTATTTTTGAAAATCTTAAAAAATGTAATATTTCAAATTTTGATAGAATTAAAGATGAATCATATTTCAAAGAAATATTCAACGAATTGAAAAAATATGGAAAAGAAAGAAAAATAAAAATTGTTGAGGCATTCTAG
- a CDS encoding Nre family DNA repair protein, translating into MVLPIIKPKTQKKILPLSKQNFKNVCGLCRGTKLLCGKARCPVIVRYHSKVKLKPFVGSLRIEGSSPPSVFIGRLGYPKVAIGPMIPPIMGDTSLIDTPELWLDKSLDDIVDFRSMLIRGKYTVDVTDVENPNKIVGFTRELALSKNSVFAEAIFERKPYDRIAFYDEAQPHGPSAPLMKFDISNPRYEHHIEKAFYDTDLKARNAVLDLYKDGVDVSKIQKAFSVGAFGIRKNRRFVPTRWSITAVDSTIGENLMNNTKTYPWINEFRIYYTTQYDNRWAILMIPSEWQYELIEAWYPNTTWNPYGSSISIFNSYEFYDGRTTYAEIGGCYYAAKLAVNELLNKERRQAGVVIMREAHPGYIMPIGVWNVRESVRKALKQPYQKFNTLNEALIHVSQKMDIPIQRWIKNSAVLKNQIYQKRIEDF; encoded by the coding sequence ATGGTTCTCCCTATCATAAAACCAAAAACACAAAAAAAAATTTTACCTCTTTCAAAACAGAATTTTAAAAACGTATGTGGTTTATGCAGAGGAACAAAATTATTGTGTGGTAAAGCGCGATGTCCAGTAATTGTCCGTTATCATTCCAAAGTAAAATTAAAACCATTTGTTGGTAGTTTGAGAATTGAAGGTTCATCACCACCAAGCGTGTTTATTGGCCGCCTTGGTTATCCGAAGGTTGCTATTGGCCCTATGATCCCACCAATAATGGGCGATACCTCTCTTATAGACACACCAGAACTATGGCTTGATAAAAGCCTTGATGACATAGTAGATTTTCGTTCAATGCTTATCAGAGGAAAATACACTGTTGATGTCACTGATGTAGAAAACCCTAATAAGATCGTTGGTTTTACTAGAGAACTTGCCCTATCTAAAAATAGTGTTTTTGCTGAAGCAATTTTTGAGAGAAAACCATACGATAGAATCGCTTTTTATGATGAGGCACAGCCGCATGGTCCTTCTGCACCTTTAATGAAATTTGATATCTCAAACCCCAGATACGAACACCATATTGAAAAAGCTTTTTATGATACCGATCTAAAAGCTAGAAACGCTGTTTTAGATTTATACAAAGACGGTGTGGATGTTTCAAAAATTCAGAAAGCTTTTAGCGTCGGTGCTTTTGGTATCAGGAAAAACAGACGTTTTGTTCCTACCAGATGGAGTATAACAGCTGTAGACTCAACCATTGGTGAAAATCTAATGAACAATACAAAAACGTATCCTTGGATAAACGAATTCCGTATTTACTATACAACACAGTATGATAACAGATGGGCCATACTTATGATTCCATCAGAATGGCAATATGAACTTATAGAGGCATGGTACCCAAACACAACATGGAACCCATATGGCTCCAGTATTTCAATATTTAACAGCTATGAGTTTTATGATGGCAGAACAACATATGCTGAGATAGGCGGATGCTACTATGCTGCTAAACTAGCTGTAAACGAATTATTGAATAAAGAACGGAGACAAGCAGGTGTTGTTATCATGAGGGAAGCTCACCCTGGATACATAATGCCCATAGGGGTATGGAATGTTAGAGAGAGTGTTAGGAAAGCACTGAAACAACCTTATCAAAAATTCAACACATTAAATGAAGCTTTGATTCATGTATCGCAGAAGATGGATATTCCCATACAGAGATGGATAAAGAACAGTGCTGTACTTAAAAACCAGATATACCAAAAAAGGATTGAGGATTTCTAA
- a CDS encoding peptidylprolyl isomerase, with product MKATKEDFERKRSRPIEKKKILKRKSIKISIVLLVFLIVIAIVVVYIYTNQNKNIEQNNTAGKNPIAILDTSMGVIKIELYKDKAPITAGNFINLSKNGFYDGLIFHRVIQNFMIQGGDPNGDGTGGPSYTIKDEFHPDLSNVRGTISMANHGPNTGGSQFFINVVNNTYLDYNKEPLEYKHAVFGKVIEGMDVVDAISKVKTDENDKPLVDVVIKSITIQEK from the coding sequence ATGAAGGCTACAAAAGAAGATTTTGAAAGAAAAAGATCTAGACCAATAGAGAAAAAAAAGATACTTAAAAGAAAGAGCATAAAGATAAGCATTGTCTTATTGGTTTTTCTGATAGTAATCGCTATAGTAGTGGTCTACATATATACTAATCAAAATAAAAACATCGAACAAAATAATACAGCTGGTAAAAATCCCATCGCCATTCTAGATACTAGTATGGGGGTTATAAAAATCGAACTCTATAAGGATAAAGCACCTATAACAGCTGGTAATTTCATCAACTTATCAAAAAATGGTTTTTATGATGGGCTTATTTTTCATCGTGTTATCCAAAATTTTATGATACAGGGTGGCGATCCAAATGGGGATGGAACAGGGGGACCAAGTTATACAATCAAGGATGAATTCCATCCTGATCTAAGTAACGTTAGAGGCACGATATCTATGGCGAATCATGGGCCTAATACTGGTGGCAGTCAGTTTTTCATCAACGTAGTTAATAATACATATCTTGATTACAACAAAGAACCATTGGAATACAAACATGCTGTTTTTGGTAAAGTTATAGAGGGCATGGATGTTGTAGATGCTATTTCTAAAGTTAAAACTGATGAAAATGACAAGCCTTTGGTAGATGTTGTGATAAAAAGCATAACTATACAAGAAAAATGA
- the dcd gene encoding dCTP deaminase: MTILSDVDIKNSIKNKELGIEPFVEKNLTPNGYDLTIDEIFIRKTDEHIKNGVAKIPPLTWFAISTKEFVKMGPQITSQLWIRSSYARKGVMASFGKVDAGFHGTLTISCFNSNDQSLDIPIGDRFCQIVFEKMASIPSELYDKKSGNYQNQRGIKL; the protein is encoded by the coding sequence ATGACGATTCTATCCGATGTTGATATTAAGAATTCAATTAAAAACAAAGAGCTTGGTATTGAGCCTTTTGTTGAAAAGAATCTAACACCAAACGGTTATGACCTGACTATTGATGAGATATTTATCAGGAAAACAGACGAACATATCAAAAACGGTGTGGCAAAAATTCCTCCACTCACTTGGTTTGCTATAAGTACAAAAGAATTTGTTAAAATGGGACCGCAGATTACTTCACAGCTCTGGATTCGCTCTAGCTATGCACGTAAGGGCGTTATGGCTAGTTTCGGCAAGGTAGATGCTGGTTTCCATGGTACGCTTACTATTAGTTGTTTTAATTCAAATGATCAGTCGCTTGATATACCAATTGGTGATAGGTTCTGTCAGATTGTTTTTGAAAAAATGGCATCAATTCCATCAGAACTTTATGATAAAAAATCTGGGAATTACCAGAATCAGCGTGGCATAAAACTATAA
- a CDS encoding tRNA (adenine-N1)-methyltransferase produces the protein MKKYVQKNDVVVLIDSNLRKIIVDTAGKTDRIKGVGVIDPVTLVKKEYGKQIEIGNKKFWILKPSLQDKLQSLDRLAQIILPRDAAHIIMNCSIESGHTVLEAGIGSGSLTIALASAVAPNGKVISYDVRKDFIEHAMKNLRRAKLEKYVTTKLKDVTKKIDEKELDVVILDIPNPWEAVKHAWKALKIGGYLCSYSPLISQVEKTVKEIGKYSFIETKTFENIQREMIVSTHGTRPSFDMLGHTGYLTFARKVL, from the coding sequence ATGAAAAAATATGTACAAAAAAACGATGTAGTCGTATTAATCGATTCGAATCTAAGAAAAATTATTGTAGACACAGCTGGTAAAACAGATAGAATCAAAGGTGTCGGGGTAATAGACCCGGTAACTCTTGTAAAAAAAGAATATGGTAAACAAATTGAGATCGGAAACAAAAAATTCTGGATTCTGAAACCTTCTTTGCAAGATAAATTACAGAGTCTAGACCGCCTCGCACAAATCATTTTACCAAGAGACGCTGCACACATAATTATGAACTGCTCAATTGAGTCAGGTCACACTGTTCTGGAAGCAGGTATAGGCTCTGGTTCATTAACAATTGCGTTAGCCTCTGCAGTTGCTCCAAATGGTAAAGTAATATCATATGATGTTAGAAAAGACTTTATTGAACATGCAATGAAAAACCTTAGAAGAGCAAAACTAGAAAAATACGTTACAACAAAACTTAAGGATGTTACAAAAAAAATCGATGAAAAAGAATTGGATGTAGTTATTCTCGACATACCAAACCCTTGGGAAGCGGTGAAACATGCTTGGAAAGCACTGAAAATCGGTGGTTACCTATGCTCGTATTCTCCTCTTATATCACAGGTTGAAAAAACAGTTAAAGAAATAGGAAAATATAGTTTCATTGAAACCAAAACATTTGAAAACATACAAAGAGAAATGATAGTCTCAACACATGGTACAAGACCTAGTTTTGACATGCTAGGGCACACAGGTTATCTAACATTTGCAAGAAAAGTATTATAG
- a CDS encoding archaeosine biosynthesis radical SAM protein RaSEA gives MKELNIFCKNLKKNFIPKSVDTKNPVHCWSEKDILDGKIVDAFVIIFRTRGCSWALKSGCTMCGYFNDSTWKNVSDNDILTQFDRAMQKYSGQKIVKIFTSGSFLDDDEIKPEVRKKILGVLSEKTDKISVESRPEYVKDEKLSKIKEIVQPKTFEVGVGLETSNDFLREHAINKGFTFDDYKKSAKLFKKHGFKLKTYVLIKPPFITEKQAVEDCVNTVKDIRSYTDVVSFNPTNVQHHTFVEYLWRRDQYRPPWLWSIVEILKQSKTKTDAYLKCDITGGGSRRGAHNCPNCDHKILNLIAKFSLNQNIKVFEDLDCECKQKWLDQIDIENLTFGSIVDFLVINK, from the coding sequence ATGAAAGAGTTAAACATTTTTTGTAAAAACCTAAAAAAAAATTTTATACCAAAAAGCGTGGATACAAAAAACCCTGTTCATTGCTGGTCTGAAAAAGACATTTTAGATGGAAAAATTGTTGATGCTTTTGTTATTATTTTCAGGACAAGAGGTTGTTCTTGGGCTCTGAAGTCAGGTTGTACAATGTGCGGATATTTTAACGACAGCACCTGGAAAAACGTATCTGATAATGACATTTTAACACAATTTGATAGAGCCATGCAAAAATACTCTGGACAAAAAATAGTTAAAATATTCACCTCAGGCAGTTTCTTAGATGATGATGAGATTAAACCTGAAGTTAGAAAGAAAATTCTTGGAGTCCTCTCAGAAAAAACAGATAAAATATCTGTTGAATCAAGACCAGAATATGTGAAAGACGAGAAACTTTCTAAGATAAAAGAAATTGTCCAACCTAAAACATTTGAAGTTGGTGTTGGTCTTGAAACATCTAATGATTTTTTACGGGAACATGCTATAAACAAAGGATTCACATTTGATGATTACAAAAAATCCGCTAAACTTTTTAAAAAACATGGATTCAAGCTTAAAACCTACGTGTTAATTAAACCACCTTTTATAACAGAAAAACAGGCTGTAGAAGATTGTGTCAACACAGTCAAAGACATCAGATCGTACACTGATGTTGTTTCTTTTAACCCAACAAATGTCCAGCATCACACTTTTGTTGAGTATCTCTGGAGAAGAGACCAGTATAGACCACCATGGTTATGGAGCATTGTAGAGATATTAAAACAAAGTAAAACAAAAACAGATGCTTACCTTAAATGTGATATTACTGGTGGTGGAAGCAGACGAGGAGCACATAATTGCCCTAACTGCGACCATAAGATTCTAAATTTGATAGCAAAGTTTTCATTAAACCAAAACATAAAGGTTTTTGAAGACCTTGACTGTGAATGTAAACAAAAATGGTTAGATCAAATAGATATAGAAAATTTAACCTTTGGTTCAATCGTTGATTTTTTGGTGATAAACAAATGA